The sequence cttcatccgtcgggctttaggagttgcgcccaatgtgaaaagagcttagaataattaggagagcggtttggtgaagccaaataggagacttactatttttggccgaaaactttGCGCGTTAATAGACatcgaccatctataaatagtaagttgcgaattctatgagttttagttgtagtttgcttctgatttctctcccattgcttagtatccctatttaaaggttatgaactcatttatttcggcaattaatcaatttcaaattatattagaatttatttctattttcttgctttcttttctcgtggattcgagaagtctctgtgaggaatccagagaagctccgtggattcggagtagttatccttgaggaagacggtactGATCAacttcatcacgttcatccctgcatcagttTGGGGCATATGGATAGTTGAAAGCATGAAAATAGCAGTAACTGAATGAACCAATCAACTATATACCTACTATACTCATTTATCTGATGAGagaattaagagagagagagagggttcaaCTATATACCTACTATACTCATTTATCTGATCATGAGAGaattaagagggagagagagagagagggagagagagtaccTGGTTGTGCGTGATATTCTTTGAACCTTGTCTACCTGATGGATCTTCTCATCTTCACCGCCTTATTTGATTCTTTCGTAATCAATCTCGATGCTTGGGATGTGTGATATGTTGCTCCGATCCTCCCCTCTGCATCTCTCCGCCAGCATTGGACTGTCGATGATTTCAAGATAGGTAAGGCCCCGCAACCCTTGAGGCAATGACTGCAACTCAGGGCACTCCTCGATCTGGAGACTCCTAAGCGACTTGAGTTGTCCCAAATCATCAGGAAGAGACCTCAATTTAGAGCAATAGCTGATAGTAAGGCTTCCCAGTGACTCTAATTGTTTCCATCCGTAGGGGAGACACATCATGTTTTCTAAATAAGACATATAAAACGTCTCAAGGCTTGGGAGGTTCGATAATGGCCACAAAATAATTTCATAACATCTCCAGATGTAGAGGGACGTTAGACTTTTCGGGAGGTGTGTCGGCAGTGCCTTCAATTTTGGGCATTTGTCAATTGTTAATGAGTGTAGAGACGGCATTATATCTCCATCTTCTAAGCTCAACTCCCACTCCAACAATTCATACATGTCAATGAACCGGAGACTTTTCAGCTTCGGGAATGCCACCCCGTTTATGCCCCCACCACTGCTATTCCCGTAAAACTCACTTCCCACCCGTTTTACAAGACCTGTCGTTATTTCAAGGTATTCGAGCGAAGGTAGACTCCCTAGCCCAGGCAACTGTGTACAGTTATTGCAACCTTTTAATTTCAACTTGACTAAATTTGAGAAAGATGAATAATCTCCTATCCAGGTTGGGAACTTGTAACCAATGTACCTGCAAATTTCCAGCTCTTCTAGGTTAGCAAGTGGCGGCCGGAGGGCTTCAACTACATTTTCCAtcctctccacctcaccatttccTGACATTTCAAGAGCATCATCTGGTGACATATATAGAGACAATACACGAAGTTGTAACTTGTTCTCCAGCTGTGCTTCCTTAGCCTCATTCACACTCGCCACTCTCTCCAAGTGTTCTATTCGTAGCTTTCCTTGGAGAGAGTCAAGTCGCTTCAGCTCTCCAATCTTACATCCTCCATCGCCTCCCACGATAAACCTACTCAATGTTCGAAAGGAACTTATTCTCCCCAACCCTTCTGGTAAGTACTTTAGTTTTGCTGTGCCTTCAATTTCCAGATGTCTCAAGCTAACCAGTTTGCCCATCCTTCTTGGTAATCTAGCGAGCTCCCAACATTGATTCAAATTCAAGGTCTGCAAATTGCGGAGAAGAGTCACTGATTCTGGCAACTCAACTATCTTCGAATAAGACAAGTCAAGATATCGTAAATGCTTCAGCAACCCAATAGAGCTTGGCAATTCTTTAATGCTCATGCTCAGAAAATAGGACATGCCGTTGCCAGTACCACCAAAATCCAATGCCCTAAGGGACCTAGTGCATTGGAATAAATTATCAGGGATGGTACTAATTGATGAACGTCCCAATAATGAACGTCCGATTTGGAGCAATGTTCGCAATTTTTTAGCATCACATAGAGCGGCTGGAATTTCCGGAGTTTCCCAGTTGACAATAAAAGATAAATGACGGGCCGTAACAAAGCTGGAGTCTGACTTTCCATTCTCAAAGATGCAATATTCATTCTTTGTAATGAATTGAGCGAGATCATGAAGGAGATCATGCATTGTAAATCCTTTATACACTGCATCTTGAAACAAAGACCGCGCCAGTAGATCATCAAAGTACTCTCCGCCAATtgcttccttctctctttttccatCGGGCTTGATGAAACCCTGAGCTAACCACAACTTGACCAATTTATCCTTCTCCATCTCATGATCTTTAGGATATACCGAACAATATACAAAACACTGCTTCAAATGGACAGGCAGACTATAATAGCTCAGCAATAAAGCCGGTAAGATACCTTGCGCGATCTTCGGTATTTCCCATGTTTTGCTTTCCAAGATGTCCTGCCAATCTTGTGCCGTCCTCTTGGAACGCATGGCGCTTCCAATTACCTTTAACGAAAGAGGCACTCCTTTACACTTCTTCACTATCTCTCTTCCGATCTTTTCTAACGCCAGGCAATCTACCACTTTCCTCCCAGTGAAAGCTCTGCTACTGAACAGTGACCAACAATCATCATCAGATAAACCTTCCAATTTATGCATGTAGGCGGATTCGCATGTAATTGCAACCTTCTTGCTGCTAGTGGTGACCAAAATCTTACTTCCTTGAGCACCACTTCGGAAGGAAAGCCATAGTTTCCCCCACCTGTCACTATCATCGTTCCACACATCATCGAGGACAAGCAAGAATAGCTTGTCCTGTAATGTTTGGATAAGCTGCTTTTGCAATGAGTCTAGCTGAGAATCCGGCGGACTTGTCCCTCCAGCTGCTTTTATAATTTCTTTTGTAAGATTTATGACATTAAAATCATCAGAAACACGAACCCATAGAACCTTATCGAAATGGCTCGTCACCCTTTTATCATTGTAGATCAATCGAGCAAGAGTCGTCTTGCCCAACCCGCCAATGCCTACTATCGAAATGACATGAATCCCTCCCTCCTCAGAACTGCTCCCGCTGACCAACTTGCTTATTATGATATCTTTGTCTCTGTCTCTCCCGAGCATCTTTGATTCATCTACGTGCGAACTCGTTTGAGACTCGGTCTTGTGAAGCTCACTACCACCACGGAAACTGTGATTCAACTCAGAACTGAACTTACTTTTGTCATCTGCAATCTGATCCAGCTTCGCACGCACTTCTTTTATCTGATGTGCAAAATTACGCTGTGACGCAACTTTGTTGAAAATTGTGGGAAAAAAGGACCGAACCTTATCTCCAATGCTGCCATTATCAGTAGCATCACCGTCGGTCCATGAATCATGGGCTAACCTTATCCAATCTTCTAGACCGCAACATGAAAAGAGTGAAAATAACCACGTCCATGCCTGGTTTTCCATGCGCTGCTGATCGTCACCATCGTCTGTCCTTGATTCAGGTTCTGGCCATGGAATCATCTCATCTAGCAAGTCCTCCACATCGTAAGCCACGTCTTTGAGCTTTTTTAACCAAAGTTGCATGCTTTCGTTGTGAAATTGGATAATTTCTGCATCATTAAGAAGTGCTTGAATGGATTCGAACGTAGAAGATATCTTTTCAAGTTCTGCTTGGGCACCACCAACCGAATAAACCTCTTCTCTGAGTTTCTTCATAACCATTGAAACAAGCGCATCTGTCATTGTTccagaacacacacacacacacacacacacacagagagagagagagagagagagagagagagagagagagagagagagtgagagagagagagctttgaaacCCCAGATAAAACAGAGACAAAAGAGAGCTTTGAAACCCCAGAAGAACCAGAGACAGTGAGAGAGCTttgcagagacagagagagagctttgaaaaCCCAGATAAaccagagacagagacagagctTTGAAAACCCAGATAAAATAGAGACAGAATCTTTGAAACCCCAGATAaagcagagacagagagagagctttgaaacCCCAGATAAAGTAGAGACAGAGAGAGCTTTGAAACCCCAGATAAAGCAGAGACAGAGAGAAAGCTTTGaaacccaaagagagagagagagagagagagagagagagagagagagagagagagagagagagagagagagagagagagagatgtaggaaATTTAGAGTAAGAGAGCGATCAGATCACAGGAAATTGAGAGATAGAGACCGATGACAGAAGAAATGAGGAATAGATGAGATTGCAGGAAATTGATAGGATTAGAGCGATCAGATTGCACGAGAGAGAGCTCTGAAACCTGGTAAAAGAAGAAGCGGAAAGAGCCGGATGGTTGGTCAATGCTTTAAGGTAGACCGTCCAACAATGTTCCGTGGGtctcacagagatgtccgtgtgaaatccactccatccatcagtttctccataTCAGTTAAGGAGATAAGCACAAAAAAGAACCAGCTCCACgacccaagtggaccacaacacaaaagaaaaataatgattgaaagcccaccattagaACCTTAGTGGAGCCCACGTAAGTTTTTGATGAgtatgatatctgtgttttcccttcagctGTGCGATCACcttgtcaatggtttggatggcatataaacatcactgtgagccccaaaAAGGTGGGGACCACATGTTTACCTGTAAAAGTGAATATGATATTTCACAACGATATTTATGTACAGCACACATATGTTTGTCATTTTGTACACGTCTCACCCATAGTTCAATGATCGAGACCAGGGgactgttggggcccaccatagattgGCCATGCTCTTAAATATCttttgattggacaatcctaaccgttcaatttATGTCCAGATAGATGATCGCAAACAAAGtaaagcaatggtccacattcaactcgAAAAACGCTAGCCGTTGGTGGCTAGGAATTCAAATGTAGGAcagtccatccacggtgggacccatcagattGATCATCTTGACCGctgaaacatgggccccacttatagaaaCTGGAAAGGTAAGCACGCTGCCCATGGAGGATCATATTTATACCTATTTGAATGGATGGTTGTGATCACTTCCGAGATGGTGGGAAGTGTTGGACGTGGTACAGTCATCTAAAATGGAATGGTGTCGTCTATATAGGGGCCTTACATCAGATGGGAATGGTGTCGTCCATAtacgggccttatatatatatatatatatatatatatatatatatatatatatatatatatatatatatatatatatatatatatatatatatagagtcatgctcccctgcgcacctacgcacgtgtgcacctttgcacacgtgccatgggtgtctaatctgaacggtccatgtgatgcggaatcccatgaaaccccatgtgacaaattttcaccctgatctaaaattataTTGGGCCacagcaaagagaaatgaaaatcaagggaggaaactgttttcattttccatggcatatcaaaattttaaatcaaagtaaaacttggtcctaggggatttcaggaggtgctgcttcacatgaacggttcagattttggatccacatcacgtatgatgggttctcaaaaaagttcgtacatagtacgtacgaactggttcgcaggtgagcaattccgtgtatgtatatatatatatatatatatatatatatatatatagagagagagagagagagagagagagagagagagagagtcatgctcccctgcgcacctacgcacgtgcgcacctttgcacacgtgtcatggatgTCTAacctgaacggtccatgtgatgtggaattccatgaaaccccatgtgacaaaatttcaccctgatctaaaattatgttgggccatagcaaagagaaatgcaaatcaagggaggaaaatgttttcatttctcatgggccatcaaagttttagatcaaagtaaaacttgggcccagggggtttcacgaggttctgcttcacatgaacggttcagattttggatccacatcatgtaggatgggttctcaaaaaagttcgtacgtagtatgTACAAactagttcgcaggtgagcgtttccgtgtgtgtgtgtgtgtgtgtgtgtgtgtgtgtgtgtgtgtgtgggtccttactcttgctcgggtggtagactctcatgagtttcaactcccggtcaagggttcgagtgcccataggtggtgaaattccaccagcgtgagtgtgtggggtgtgtgtgcgtgtgttcctatttgatgtaggacaattaaccacttgctctaaaagctcgaactgttagagtatggcgaattaatccttttatctcattgcccaggccctacgtctcatgggttaggcccttggtcgaacccccctcgtgggccccaaatcacatgggtaccacctcacacgagccacccgagtcacacgggtggggcccgcatctcacgagccacctgcctcacacaggccgttcaccccgagtgtgcctctgcatttcataggccaccccactcgagcccagagtgaaaatgcccccgcattaatcatccccggtgaggagtctcgaacacgagacctcccgctctaatatatatatatatatatatatatatatatatatatatatatatatatatatatatatatatatatatatatatatatatatatataggggtaggacgagctactttagccacccaacccagctATGCCATGTTGCGAGATTCTgctagatcgacggtcgaattcccgttttatttctatttttaatttttatagtaagttttagtttggttataactctttatccattggGTTATAGGAGTTATGTCAaacatgaaaaatgcttagaataattagggaaaCGTCATGATTAGGgcaaatagaacacttactatttttggttgaaaaccctGTGCACTAGTAGAGATAACGGTGTCTATAAATAGTAGATTATggcgtctataaatagtaagtttactattttacAAAAAGtcacaaattctaggagttttagttgtagattCTGAAACTTCTCTGAAGGCTTAAtctccctatttaaagggttgtaaactcatttatttcaatcattaatcaaattataaattttgtagaatttatttctattttattgtttCTTTTGGGATATCTCCGGGAGGGGTCCATAGAAATTGTGGATTCTTAGCCtagaggaagacgatgctcgacctctGCACATCCTTCCTTGCGTCAACCTGGTAGAATTGGCTTAATATATTTGCCAAGTGGTATTCACGGTAGATCTACTTTTTCAAGGCTCCCATCCGACATATGTGATATACTGGCAGCAAAATGTTATCTAATGGTGGGGCTGCCTTTTTCATGGCTCCCATATTCACATGTACCAAACTGGTAGTGTAATCTAACTTGGGTTAGCCACACCAACAACATTGGTTGTGTCTCATCGCCAAGTTTTGTGAACCCTAAATGAGAGCAAGaaaggtgagaccccggcctcagccaacacggtgtggcccttaccatgggccccaccttcatatatttattttgtatccatgttgtccaccatttttcctagatcattttggtcatgatctcaaaaatgaagtaggtccaatTATTTGGTGGAtgataccataggaaacaatggtgattgactattaatatACCAagcaagttttagatcaagctgatatttgtttttatatttttatttttcacttcatccgggcttacgtgaccttatcaatgaacaggatggtgaataaacactaaggaaacattaaggtgcaccctaagaagcttttaatggtagggtattcaattgccattgtttcctAGAGTATGGTTCATCGAGATTTGGACATTGCCTAGAATGATTTGAAAGACTGGACTGTAACACAATACAGAAtggatacatcaaggtgagcccgtgATGCTGGGAGAGGATGTGATAAGATCGATCACCTACTTCCTTGATTGATTGATACCTTGAATATACAAGAGAAaatctcgaatccatgagaagaaatagaattttaaaatttttttaaattaatagcTTATCATAAAAATGAGTTTTACACCTTTAAATAATCCTGAATAAACTCTAAAATCATAATCAAAGAGTCTTGTTCAAAtaaagaaataattttttttaaaaatatgcaAATTTCAAAAACAATATAAAGATGTTTGATAGTTCTACACAAACATGCtccacatgccaacatggcacacataGAGATCATGTTATCCATCCATCAACTAAGACATTTGCTCAAAGTCAAGTAggaccactcattaggtgggcccaacccAATTATTTTTAGAGAACTGATCACCTTTGTGCAAAtgtggattggctagtgacctTACCAATGattagtggtcagtgctctatggatCTCACAATAATGCATGTGCTTCAtgctgacgtagggatgaacgcgatgaggtcgatcatcgtcttcctcaaggataactactctgaatctacagagcttctctggactcctcacagagacttctcgaatccatgaggaaagaaagcaagaaaatagaaataaattctaataaatttgtaatttaattgatcaatgaaataaacaagttcacaaccctttaaatagggataccaagcaatgggagaaaaatcagaagcaaactataactatcactccctaaaattcataacttattataaatagtaaatttacttttatagtaagtgtcctatatgtcttaaccacgttattctcctaattattctaagcactgtCATGTTGGACAAAACTCCTAAAGCCCagtagatgaagagttataatcaaactaaaacttgctatttatagtaaaaacggaactaaacatggaattcgatcATCGATATGATGGAACCTCACAAATTCGGCATAGGCAACCTAGAATAGccgagttggttggctaaagtagctcgtcctaccccaaaatcatatatggtacgtcgagtgattcattccggtttgcgagatgtctgttttaaggttctgacgaacTTAATGGCTTCTGCCTctaattgggccttctctggtccatcttagacatgaaagtgtcaatgactcactctacatcagtcccctccacttcaaaagaactcgtcttcGAGTTCTCAtgctgcttcggttcatgatactctgTCCGGTGCGCTataatgatacccggatcaaaagttattatCAATTTATGTTCcaccttttggtccaaccatgctaggaatgtatctataACACTTTCTACATCAAACTCCTCCTCttggaaaaaactcgtcctcgagttacttaaGGGACTTGGCTCATAATTTTAAGATAACTTTTGATgacgatgtttattagccattttcttgtacttaacattaggctcttgagctgtcACAATATATATACTCATGTTTTCCCTGACTTGACTACTATTGATCAGATCCTTCACTCATGCCTTTAAGATTTGATATTCTTTCTGACTCGCCTGACAGTGAAGGCAGTTGGGCAAACTAGCCCCAAGGACATGGCCTTGATAGTATCTTTCAATATGATCTAGACGATCTCCTCCATAGACTGGTCGTCAGGCAAAGCCTTCATCGAGGTCTTCATTGCTAGAACTCGCATTATCTGGTATAGCCTTACGAttcaccactggtagtgctctgtGAAAATCGAGGTTGTGTTGTATAGCAACCATGGCCAGTTGAGCACCACATAGGGCTCATGAcggaattagcgcatccgcaatacggttaagggttgcctgcagcccttgcatggtcaactgactctcccagtgGAAAACTTTCACTCTTTCCtaaagataatgaatccctggatcaccatcTACAAGATTTttgttcataccttcgttatttgcCATCGGCCTGATGGGAGTCTtcgctttgatactaattgacgcaaggatgaatgtgatgaggtcgatcaccatcttcctcaaggataactactccgaattcacagagcttctctagactcctcacagagacttcttgaatccacgaggaaagaaagcaagaaaatagaaataaattctaacaaattcaaattttaattgatcaatgaaataaacaagttcacaaccctttaaatagggataccaagcaatgggagaaaaatcagaagcaaactataactaaaactctttaaaattcgtaacttagtataaatactaaacttacttttatagtaagtgttctagtgtcctatgtggcttaaccacattattctcctaattattttaagacttttcatgttggactcaactcctaaagcccaacggatgaagagttataatcaaagtaaaacttactgtttatagtaaaaacggaactaaacatggaattcggccaTCGATATGAtcaaatcttgcaaattcggcgtaGGCAACCCGGCAttgccgggttggttggctaaagtagctcgtcctaccccaaaatcataaatggtaCGTCGAGtgactcattccagtttgcgagatatgcctgttttaaggttttgacgaaCTTGATGGCTTCTGCTTCTGATcaagccttctttggtccatcttggacatgaaagagtccgtgacccactctacatcacatgCACACaacccatccatttttattttactttttggaTCATTTATAGTATAAGCTTAAAACTGAGAtaaatttaaatctcaagtggaccatattacggGAAATGGTGTTGACCTAAATAATAGGTCTCCATGACCTAAAACTGAGAtaaatttaaatctcaagtggacttgATGGCTTCTGCctttgatcaggccttctctggtccatcttggacatgaaagtgtccgcgacccgctctacatcacatgcACACAacccatccattttttatttttatttatagatCATTAATAGTATAAGCTTAAAACTGAGAtaaatttaaatctcaagtggaccatattacaagaAATGGTGTTGATTAAACAgtcactattaaaaatttattgggggcccaagttttagatcaagctaatgtttgatttttcccttcatttgggtctgcaTGGCCTAAATAACAGGTTGAATgtcaaacaaacattatggtggactccATGAGATTTTCAATGGTGTacttcaattactattgttttctagtccacttgagatttagatctacctcatttgtgggatgaagctgaaaaaatagatggacagtgtggataaaacacattcatcatggtggggcccgtatAGCACCATCCATTAGCCATCTAACTAGCGACAACTTCACTAGCCACCTAGGGCTAAttaggttccaaaaattaaattatatagaATTAGTATAATTAtcacacaatgattgcatgtataAAAATACCAAAGGTCCACATATACAGCTGATATTGGTTACCTATATGCGTATACAATAGGAATGTTCCGTGTAGAGGTTACatatagatagatggtgtggataaaacacatgcatcaatgcagGGCCCGCAAAtgcagtggattttgaaatccactgaaATCCTGCAGTGTGGTATCTACGTTGGGACTGAATAATATATGATATCTGGATTAATTCAATCCTTTCATAGTCGGATGAAATttgcatgagaccaaatgcaattctataccaTCCAATCGCAGTTTCCAAACAAGCCTTATAATAAGTGACTTTGTGCCTGAAAATGGATTGCACTGATCTTACAGAGCAGGTAGCTTGCAGGTGATAAgttcttatattatttttttacagtGTGGCCCCTTCATTCATCCAATCTTTACAATAAGATCATACACTGGACAGATTGGGTGTCCTGGTCATAAATTCAGTCCCCAcaattatcaatttaatcaatcTCTTAGGGAAAAAAGAAAGGCAATTTTCGTTTTATTCTTGGGACATCACTttctaaattcaaattttcaactACCTGTAAAATCCCTCAAAAAGATAGAGGGAGAGCAAATCTGATACTCTTCCCAGACAACATGGATGATACACGCATTTAGAAATTACTAGAGGATTGTATAAAAACTACACTCTAACTCAAATTAAAGCACTCGAATCTCATGTAACAGTTTAGTGCTATcattaacaaaaataataatcttaTCTGATCACCAGACTTTCACATATGTGGATAGATATTGGACggttcaaaatgaaaaaaaatcccACACTACGCCAAATTGGCCAATTTGCGACGTACTTTTGCGACGGACTTCGTCCGTCGttaaaatctcttggtttaacgacggatttcatccgtcgcTAACAGAAAAAGTCCGTCGCTAACCCCGTGTTTGTCGAAAATCCGTAGTTTGAACGTCGCtaaatttagcgacggaccaaaatccgtcgctaaaatctgatttacgacgtatttacgacggattttggtccgtcgttaataggcgacggacgaaatccgtcgcaaAATTCGCCTTTGTGACCGCCCTAAATTCCCGCCCAAAACACCAAATGGCgcgcttttcagttgcttttgcgacggatcattgTCCGTCGTAAAAGGGCTTTTGCCTTAACAttaacatttttcatttttttaagaatatggaaaattaagtttttttatagtctaataattgttttttaatagaatttcggtggtttaattgtacatatttgtatctaaga is a genomic window of Magnolia sinica isolate HGM2019 chromosome 15, MsV1, whole genome shotgun sequence containing:
- the LOC131227386 gene encoding putative disease resistance protein RGA3 → MANALVSMVVNKLREEVYLVGDAREELIKLSSTLESIQALLNDAEIMQFHNESMQVWLKKLKDVVYDVEDVVDEMIPFPESESGTHNADDRLMGNQAWACLFSLFSCCGLEDWIRLAHESMSEGDDIGDKVRTFVSKVASQRDFARQIKQVRVKLDQIAADTNKFSFKENHSFRGGSQLHKAESQTSSLVDESKMFGRDRDKDIIISKLVSGSSSEEGGIHVISIVGVGGLGKTTLARLIFKDERVRSHFDVFLWVCVSDNFDVFRLTKAILEDAERVNTPLTELNPLQNKLVETLQGKRFLLVLDDVWNDKSEKWEQLRPSFQKDAPGSKILVTTRSEKVANTCRPSAYMHKLEGLSDDDCWSLFSSRAFTGRKVVDCLALEKIGREIVKKCKGVPLSLKVIGSAMRSKRTAQDWQDILESKTWEIPKIAQGILPALLLSYYSLPVHLKQCFVYCSVYPKDHEMEKDKLVKLWLAQGFIKPDGKREKEAIGGEYFDDLLARSLFQDAVYKGFTMHDLLHDLAQFITKNEYCIFENGKSDSSFVTARHLSFIVNWETPEIPAALCDAKKLRTLLQIGRSLLGRSSISTIPDNLFQCTRSLRALDFGGTGNGMSYFLSMSIKELPSSIGLLKHLRYLDLSYSKIVELPESVTLLRNLQTLNLNQCWELARLPRRMGKLVSLRHLEIEGTAKLKYLPEGLGRISSFRTLSRFIVGGDGGCKIGELKRLDSLQGKLRIEHLERVASVNEAKEAQLENKLQLRVLSLYMSPDDALEMSGNGEVERMENVVEALRPPLANLEELEICRYIGYKFPTWIGDYSSFSNLVKLKLKGCNNCTQLPGLGSLPSLEYLEITTGLVKRVGSEFYGNSSGGGINGVAFPKLKSLRFIDMYELLEWELSLEDGDIMPSLHSLTIDKCPKLKALPTHLPKSLTSLYIWRCYEIILWPLSNLPSLETFYMSYLENMMCLPYGWKQLESLGSLTISYCSKLRSLPDDLGQLKSLRSLQIEECPELQSLPQGLRGLTYLEIIDSPMLAERCRGEDRSNISHIPSIEIDYERIK